A window of Elusimicrobiota bacterium genomic DNA:
CCCGCTCGTCTTTGAGCTCCTCATACACCGACACCCCGTGCCACCCGTCCGCCAACCGTTCCCGAATCCACTCTTTTCGCCCTTCGAGAAGTTTGTCTGTTTCCGATTCGCGATCAGACCGACCGTCGCCAGCATCCGGAAATAGCCCCGCCGGATACGCGGGTAACGCCACCCCACCAGGCCCCCCTTCTTTGGAAAGGTATCCCAGCGCCAACGACTTCTCCCTCAGGGCACGGATACGCCGTTTGGAGACATGCAGAGTCTCCCGTATCACGTTGACGCCCTTGCCGCTCCTCAATAGTTCTACGATTTTCCGATCCACCAGTCGCCTCCTTGTTCCGTGGGTCATGAGAGACCCTCCTTAAATGAATTTTGGAGGATCTTACATGTCCCAGATGACTTTGGTGGGGGGGGGCTCAACGCCCCCTCCCCCACATGAATAATCAGTTATTCAGTGGTACGGACAGGTGGGTCCCACTACGTGGGATTTGACCCCCTTGAAGTGGGTCCATTTAGGTGGGATTTTGATGTCTAAAACTGGGTCCGGTTGGGTGGGACGTAACAGCGGCGCGCGCTGTGCGCGCGCCCGCTGGACCGCTTTGTTGGGCGATTATTCGTAATGGCTCCACAGTCGAATGACCTTAACGGTCCTGATGTGAGGTAAGACTTGGTAAACCAATCGGTGTTGGACGTTAATTCGCCGAGAATACGCACCGGCCAAATCGCCTACCAGCTTTTCAAATGGCGGTGGATTCTGAAAGGGATTGCCTTCCAACACCTTTAAGAGGGTTTCAGCTTTTGGTTTGAGTCCTGACGAAGCCAATTTCTTGGCATCTTTTTGGGCTTGCTTGGTATACAGCAGTTGCCAGTTCACCAACGCAGTTTTTTGGAAAGTTTCTTTACGGGAATGTTGAGACCGGCCCGAATAGATTCCCGCATCCCAGGAATAGAAACCAAATAGAGAGTTTCTTGAATGGAGCGCCAGTCCTCATCAGACACCAAGACAGCATTATGACGCTTTCCCATGATCTGAATGGGTTCATGCGAATCATAGGTCTTGTCAAGGAGTTTGTACAGGGACGCCCTTGCAACGCTTGCGGTAAGTGTAGTCATTTTCTTTCTCCTGGTGAAGCGTACGTTATTAAGTACTGTTTGTCAAGGGGTAGAGTTGTCCAATGCAAGATGAGCCTGTAAAAAAGGTCGTTTCCAATGCAAAATGAGCCTGTAAATAGGTTCTTGAAGCGACGGCAGAGACGCGTCATAATCCGGACCTATGACCATCACAATGGACGACTCCAAGATTCAAACGCTGGCGCAGATTCGTCAGATTCTCAAATCATCACGAAAACTGAGGTTCAAGAGCAAGTCTCGCCATGACAAATACGCTTGGATTGAGGATACACTGAATCGCTTCGACTATTATTCCTTGAACAAGAAGGCCAAGGGAACTGTCAAATCCTACCTCCGGTGTATGACCGGATTCTCACGCGCTCAAGTGACACGCCTGATTTGTCAGCGACTTGCCGTCGGTGGGCTGGCCCCTGGGCGTCCCAAACGTAATCGCTTCCCAACCACCTACACTTTGGCCGATCGACAGCTCCTCGCTCAAACCGACAACGCCCATCAGCGCCTCTCCGGCCCGGCGACTCGATGTCTCTTACAAAGGCAGTACCGCCTCCATGGCGACAAGAAATTTGAACGCCTCCAAAACATCTCTTCCGCGCACATCTACAACCTGCGCGCCACACGCACTTACCAGCGCTTGGCCCAGACGTTCGCCGGGACCAAGGCCGTGCGTGTCAGCATCGGCGTTCGCCGAAAACCCGATCCCCAAGGCTCCCCCGGCTGGATTCGCGTCGACACCGTGCATCAAGGTGATCTCGATGGGCACAAGGGGGGCTACCACATCAATCTGGTCGATAGCGTCCTCCAGTGGGAGATCGTCGTTTGCGTTGAAAAGATTTCCGAATGGTTCCTGGTCCCCGCCCTGGAACAAGCCATCGGAATGTTTCCCTTCAAAATCAGGGGTTTCCATTCCGACAATGGGAGCGAATTCATTAATTCGGTCGTGGCGCAGCTCTTGAATAAGCTCTTGATCGAGCAGACCAAATCTCGCTCGGGACGGACCAACGACAACGCCCTGGTCGAGAGTAAAAACGGGGGCGTCATTCGCAAGCACATGGGTTATGACCACATCGAACAACGCCACGCACCCGCCATCAACGAATTTTACCGAACGTATTTTAATTCTTATCTCAACTTTCACCGGCCCTGTGGGTTCGCTACGGTGACCGTCGATCGGAAAGGCAAGAGACACCGCATCTACAAAACCTATCAGACACCCTATGATCGATTGAAGTCCTTGCCCAACCCCGCTCGCCACCTAAAAGAAGGTGTCACTTTTAAGGTTCTCGACAAAGAGGCTCTGCGCCTAACAGACAATCAATCCGCGCAAGAAATGCAACGCGCCAAGGAAAAACTCTATGCGCGGTTCGACCCCATGACCCCCAGGTCAAAACCCCCGAAATTCCACGCCCCGAGAGGCTCAATCTTCCCCCAAAAAGGAGGCAAGGTCTGAAAGTTACTGACGACGCTCCGTCGGAACATTTCAGGCTCATTCATGGATTGGAAATTGCTGAAAAATGAAACGAGGGAGAAACTAAGCGCTCGCAGGGGTTTTTCTACAGACTAAACGTTAAAGGTCAGCGGGGCCGCGAGAGCGGCCTCCGCTGGGCCGCCTTGTTGGGCATTTATGCCGCCCAGTTCAGGTGAAGTTTTTTGTGATGCAACGCACAGTCCCTCAAGTAGAGATTTATAAGGTT
This region includes:
- a CDS encoding Txe/YoeB family addiction module toxin, with translation MNWQLLYTKQAQKDAKKLASSGLKPKAETLLKVLEGNPFQNPPPFEKLVGDLAGAYSRRINVQHRLVYQVLPHIRTVKVIRLWSHYE
- a CDS encoding type II toxin-antitoxin system Phd/YefM family antitoxin, which gives rise to MTTLTASVARASLYKLLDKTYDSHEPIQIMGKRHNAVLVSDEDWRSIQETLYLVSIPGMRESIRAGLNIPVKKLSKKLRW
- a CDS encoding transposase family protein; amino-acid sequence: MTITMDDSKIQTLAQIRQILKSSRKLRFKSKSRHDKYAWIEDTLNRFDYYSLNKKAKGTVKSYLRCMTGFSRAQVTRLICQRLAVGGLAPGRPKRNRFPTTYTLADRQLLAQTDNAHQRLSGPATRCLLQRQYRLHGDKKFERLQNISSAHIYNLRATRTYQRLAQTFAGTKAVRVSIGVRRKPDPQGSPGWIRVDTVHQGDLDGHKGGYHINLVDSVLQWEIVVCVEKISEWFLVPALEQAIGMFPFKIRGFHSDNGSEFINSVVAQLLNKLLIEQTKSRSGRTNDNALVESKNGGVIRKHMGYDHIEQRHAPAINEFYRTYFNSYLNFHRPCGFATVTVDRKGKRHRIYKTYQTPYDRLKSLPNPARHLKEGVTFKVLDKEALRLTDNQSAQEMQRAKEKLYARFDPMTPRSKPPKFHAPRGSIFPQKGGKV